cttggagctgcctgctgggctCAGTGCTgcattcagcagcagctcagccagagcaAACGCCCTTCTTGGTCCCCTGGGCAGGACGTGCCCATcccccctgtgctgggacacCCCGTGGCCACCCTGACCCTCACCTCGATTGCCTCCAGCGTGTCATTCAGCTCCTTCTTCTCTACAGGCTGCTTGTGTTCCATGTTGAAGTTGTCGTAGTAGACACCGAAGTTGAGATACACCTGCATGAAGCCAAAGTGGTTTTGCTGGTTGTCCAGGCACAGCTCGTAGAAACCTGCAGAGAGAAATGAGGGTTGTTGGTCCATGGGTAGAAGGGCACCAGGCAGACACATCCCCGGTGCTCGACCCTCATCCATCCCATCTGGGAGCAATTGGCACTCAGGAAGgcttggagctgctgcaggggccagggcaggggggaacCTGTGTCCTTGGTGAGGAAGTTGATCTGCCCTCGCACGTCCTGGGAGGCTCCAAGCTGGAAGCCGTTGGGGTCACTTGCCGTGACCAAGATGTTCCTGCTGTTGCCAATCCCCGTTGCCCGCTGGACCTGGAGGCAGAGAACACCCGAAGGGAATTTGTGGGCCACTGGTGTGTTGgggatggagctgtgctgagctccaaGGCCGTGTTCctggggggctgctctgccaaGTAGAGAGCTGAGGGGAAGGTgccagctccaggcacagccaTGCCCTGGCTCTCCTTCAGCCAACCCAGGGTAAACAGGAGATAAAAGGGCTGGAGTTTCCCTGCAGGAAGGGGACAGAGCATGGCGACACACTGTGCTGGGATTTTCAGCTGTGCCACAGCGTCTGGCCAGACAGCAAAGGGCAGAGCTCCCCACAGTGCCAAGACACCCCACAGCTCTCTGCAAGTGAGCTCAGGGTGCTCAGGCACCATGTCCAGAGCTCCCAGCACCACTTCGTGGTTTTAAACCAGCTATTCAAAAAAATACATGGGATTGATGATGGATAGagattagattagatattgggaagaaattcttccttgtgaggatggtgagaccTTGGCAGACCAAAGgctgcccaaagaagctgtggctcccccatccttggaagtgtccaagatcaggttggacagggcttggagcaacctgatctagtggaaggtgtcactgcccatggcacgggatggaatgggatgagctttaaggtcccttcccacccaaactattccatgataTTGCATAGAAAAGGTACAGCCCTGAGGGGTGGTGTGCCACAGGACCTGCTACATGAGACTGATCCAGCACAGCCATTCCCTGACTATGtcagcagctttccaggacaCATCTCCCAACACTCACCTCGTAGCTGAAGAAGAAGTTGCCGCCCTGGTGCGAGAACTGCCAGAAGCACTCCACGGTGCCGCCGGGGATGACGACAGCGAAGTCGTAGCGATCGGCCCCACGGAACAGCGGCTCCGGGCTGGACCCGCTCAGGGGCTCCGTGCGGGGGCAGCCAGCGGGGCCTGGCAGcaccaagagcagcagcagcagcagcatcctcctcctgctctctgggCTCTGTCACTTGCTCCTgccgggcagggcagaggaggacGAGGTGGCTGGGGGGTAATCATTaactgctctgcagcaccaggaggagCACGGCACAGGCTCCATGGCTCAAGGTGATCCTGGTgtggagcaggagctctgggacaccctctgctgctgagggcccagcctggagaagggcaTAACAGGACACAGCTCCTTCCAGTAGGGCACAACTAACTGGCATTGCCTCACATGGGCCATTACTGGCCCACATTGAGCCTCTCTGCCCCcgtgctcctgctgcccagggctgctccagccccagggaaaGGATTTACAGgcagaaagagagggaaatgcATGGCCACAGCCAGGGGACAAGGGACACTCTGCACAGCACCTGTGGCTGAAGGACAGAGGGGGAAGCAGGTGTTCCCAGATGGAGTTCTCCCAGCCATGGCTCTGCTGGAACATAGCCAGAGAATCCTAAAACTAAGTTTAGAAAATGCCCCTCTATCTCCCCTGCCCTTACTCCACAGAAATCTAAGCCAGAAACTCCTGTTTCCCACCACCTACACCTACAGGACAGTGCTGGTCCTGCCCCAACACtcccagaggggaaaaaggagccCCACATTCCTAGGGCAGTCCGTGCCCCATACTGCTGCATTTCCACCCACAAGATACAAATTTACTCTTTTACAAACTCCTGATATCCAACAAGAAAGGGACTTCATTTTTTACAACTCTTGATATCCAAAAAGAAAgggagtttattttttaaaactcttggTATCCAGAAgaaagggattttattttacaagtaACTGTTTAGACATGGATTCCAGCTTTGGCAGCTGAAGGCAGGAACACGCAGCGCCCTTGGAGCTCATGTGCTCACAGGGATTGCACATGGTAGAAGGACGTT
The Chiroxiphia lanceolata isolate bChiLan1 chromosome 13, bChiLan1.pri, whole genome shotgun sequence DNA segment above includes these coding regions:
- the TMED6 gene encoding transmembrane emp24 domain-containing protein 6: MLLLLLLLVLPGPAGCPRTEPLSGSSPEPLFRGADRYDFAVVIPGGTVECFWQFSHQGGNFFFSYEVQRATGIGNSRNILVTASDPNGFQLGASQDVRGQINFLTKDTGFYELCLDNQQNHFGFMQVYLNFGVYYDNFNMEHKQPVEKKELNDTLEAIEISIQRLQIHTFHMWRFYNFARMRKGADSFLLESNYNYVNWWSMAQSCVIVLSGVLQLYFLKRLFHAQTSGSQKC